One region of Ahniella affigens genomic DNA includes:
- the fabG gene encoding 3-oxoacyl-ACP reductase FabG, which translates to MSKRRALVTGGSGDLGAAICTQLAADGLHVIVHANAQAARAQAVVDSISAAGGSAEVVVFDLTDAEACHVAMDALLAVAPIQVVVHNAGIHDDAPMAGMSWQQWQRVIDVSLHGFFRIVQPALLPMARTRFGRVLAISSVAGMIGNRGQTNYAAAKAGLHGAVLSLAREMGSRGITANVVAPGLIEGRMSQDSFSPEQIRQIIPAQRAGRPEEVAAVVRFLASEAASYVSGQIIGVNGGMAG; encoded by the coding sequence GTGAGCAAGCGCCGCGCGCTGGTCACGGGCGGCTCCGGGGATCTCGGGGCCGCCATCTGCACTCAGCTGGCGGCAGACGGCCTGCATGTCATCGTGCATGCGAACGCCCAAGCCGCACGCGCGCAGGCGGTGGTCGATTCGATCAGCGCAGCCGGCGGCAGTGCGGAGGTGGTCGTATTCGATCTGACCGATGCCGAGGCGTGCCACGTGGCGATGGATGCGCTGCTTGCGGTTGCCCCGATTCAAGTGGTTGTGCACAACGCCGGCATCCACGACGATGCGCCAATGGCCGGCATGAGCTGGCAGCAATGGCAGCGGGTGATCGATGTGTCGTTGCACGGTTTCTTCCGAATTGTGCAGCCAGCACTGCTGCCGATGGCACGTACCCGATTCGGCCGAGTGCTCGCGATCTCATCGGTTGCCGGCATGATTGGCAACCGCGGCCAGACCAATTACGCGGCTGCCAAGGCTGGTTTGCACGGCGCCGTGTTGTCGTTGGCCCGGGAGATGGGGTCGCGCGGGATTACGGCGAATGTCGTGGCGCCTGGGCTCATCGAAGGGCGCATGAGCCAAGACAGTTTCAGTCCGGAGCAGATTCGCCAGATCATTCCGGCCCAGCGTGCTGGCCGGCCGGAAGAAGTAGCGGCGGTCGTACGCTTTTTGGCCTCGGAGGCGGCGTCCTATGTCAGCGGCCAGATAATCGGCGTGAATGGCGGGATGGCCGGCTGA
- the dnaA gene encoding chromosomal replication initiator protein DnaA, translating to MHTLWDRCLARLDAEFSEQDILTWLKPLQVREEPGVLRLLAPNAFVLESVRERFLERIQEISNFLAEEVVDVRLEVGSLAKPKPAPKPERPRAEVVASIPDDFESNLDNHYTFDNFVEGKSNQLGRAAAFQVAMNPGRRESNPLLLYGGTGLGKTHLMYAAGNLMRRNRPGFKVLYQRSEQFFSDMIKALNAKNMDDFKSRYRSVDALLIDDIQFFAGKDRTQEEFFHTFNSLFESNQQIILTCDRYPKEVENMEPRLTSRLGWGLPVAIEPPDFETRAAILLKKADQKGLKLSEEVAYMIARRMRSHVRDLEGALNTLSARAHFTGRAVSIEFAQEALRDLLTVQERALSIPNIQKVVADYSQLRVADLLSKRRTRHLARARQLAMALTKELTTHSLPEIGDAFGGRDHTTVLHACRLIAELRETDGKTREDWDKLIRALTSG from the coding sequence ATGCACACCCTCTGGGATCGCTGTCTGGCGCGTTTGGACGCGGAATTCAGCGAACAGGACATCCTGACCTGGTTGAAGCCTTTGCAGGTGCGCGAGGAGCCCGGCGTGCTGCGCCTGTTGGCGCCCAATGCGTTTGTGCTGGAGAGCGTGCGCGAGCGCTTCCTCGAACGTATCCAAGAGATCAGCAATTTTCTCGCCGAGGAAGTCGTTGACGTGCGTCTCGAAGTGGGCTCGCTGGCCAAACCAAAGCCGGCGCCAAAGCCGGAGCGGCCCAGAGCTGAGGTCGTGGCGTCGATCCCGGACGACTTTGAGAGCAATCTGGACAATCACTACACCTTCGACAACTTTGTCGAGGGCAAGTCGAATCAACTGGGACGTGCGGCCGCTTTTCAGGTTGCGATGAATCCCGGTCGGCGCGAATCCAACCCGTTGCTGCTTTATGGTGGCACCGGCTTGGGCAAAACCCATCTGATGTATGCCGCCGGCAACTTGATGCGCCGGAACCGCCCCGGTTTCAAGGTGCTGTATCAGCGATCCGAGCAGTTCTTCAGCGACATGATCAAGGCGCTGAATGCCAAGAATATGGATGACTTCAAATCGCGCTATCGCTCGGTCGATGCGCTGCTGATCGACGACATCCAATTCTTCGCCGGCAAAGATCGTACCCAGGAAGAGTTCTTCCACACCTTCAACTCGCTATTCGAGTCGAACCAGCAAATCATCCTGACTTGCGATCGCTACCCGAAGGAAGTCGAGAACATGGAGCCGCGCCTGACCTCGCGTCTGGGCTGGGGATTGCCAGTGGCCATCGAGCCACCGGATTTCGAGACGCGCGCCGCGATTTTGCTGAAGAAGGCCGATCAAAAAGGTTTGAAGCTCAGCGAAGAAGTGGCCTACATGATCGCGCGCCGAATGCGCTCGCACGTGCGCGATCTGGAAGGTGCGTTGAACACACTGTCTGCCCGCGCGCATTTCACCGGTCGCGCCGTGTCGATCGAGTTTGCGCAAGAGGCACTGCGTGACTTGCTGACCGTGCAGGAGCGTGCGCTCAGCATCCCCAATATCCAGAAAGTCGTGGCTGACTACTCGCAGCTCCGCGTTGCCGATTTGCTCTCAAAGCGACGAACCCGGCACTTGGCGCGCGCGCGCCAATTGGCGATGGCGTTGACCAAGGAGCTGACTACGCATTCGTTGCCCGAGATCGGCGACGCATTTGGTGGTCGCGATCACACCACCGTGCTGCATGCGTGCCGATTGATCGCCGAACTGCGCGAGACCGATGGCAAGACGCGTGAAGACTGGGACAAGCTGATTCGTGCGTTGACGTCGGGCTGA
- a CDS encoding YdcF family protein: MHSGLIGLAALLTSGGLLYAYYAYRVWRTARRASSEAGRADAVLVFGKRSPDGAPDADLEHRLRRTLAVLGQDASGQPSLYLLGGRTGGLESEATQMFRALQARGLPANVAAILEDQSQDTLQNLRHARELMRTNAHEHVLLISNRYHLARVSLLARNLGIMHQVIAAESDHSIATIGAGNVLREAVFLMWIDIGTRYARGMGFKRMLARVT, encoded by the coding sequence ATGCATTCGGGCTTGATTGGTTTGGCCGCATTGCTGACCAGCGGCGGCCTGCTGTATGCCTATTATGCCTATCGGGTTTGGCGCACCGCTCGCCGCGCTTCTAGCGAGGCCGGTCGTGCCGATGCGGTGCTGGTATTTGGCAAACGAAGCCCGGATGGCGCGCCCGATGCCGATCTTGAGCACCGTCTCCGGCGCACGTTGGCGGTGTTGGGACAGGATGCGTCGGGCCAACCGTCGCTCTATTTGCTCGGTGGTCGCACGGGCGGGCTCGAGAGCGAGGCCACACAGATGTTCCGCGCGTTGCAGGCGCGCGGGTTGCCGGCCAACGTTGCGGCGATTCTCGAAGATCAGAGCCAAGATACCCTGCAGAATCTGCGGCACGCGCGTGAACTGATGCGTACCAACGCCCACGAGCACGTGCTACTGATCAGCAATCGGTATCACCTGGCTCGCGTCAGCCTGTTGGCGCGCAATCTCGGAATCATGCATCAAGTGATTGCCGCCGAGAGCGATCATTCGATCGCGACCATCGGCGCCGGCAATGTGCTCCGCGAGGCCGTGTTCCTCATGTGGATCGACATCGGTACACGCTACGCCCGCGGTATGGGCTTCAAGCGCATGCTCGCGCGGGTCACTTAG
- the ggt gene encoding gamma-glutamyltransferase: MLRQSILFCLCLVAVSASAADRLTDRAFSTRSVVYAPHAMAATSQPLATQVALQIMRDGGNAIDAAIAANATLGLMEPTGNGVGGDLFAIVWDAKTQQLYGYNGSGRSPKSLSLAEFEKRGLQDVPSFGPLPVTVPGAVDGWMALHQRFGKLPRKQLFAPAIQYATQGFPVSDVIAYYWGASVPRLSPYAGFKEQFTIDGRAPKTGEIWKNPNLARTLQRIAANGRDGFYRGETAATIARYMAEQGGFLTEADLADHHGEWVTPIHTNYRGYDVYELPPNGQGLAALQMLELLEPYDFSQIPFGSAEHIHLFVEAKKLAFADRAKFYADPAFAKTPVEALLSADYTAARRALIQPKAALQVAAGEPKALNEGDTIYMTTADADGNMVSLIQSNYRGMGSGMTPPGLGFILQDRGEQFVLKPGHANSFAPGKRPFHTIIPAFVLKDGAPWLSFGVMGGAMQPQGHVQILMNLIDFGMNLQEAGDAPRIQHDGSTEPAGQNTPMLDGGIVNLEHGFAPEVIRSLMRRGHKIQFADGPYGGYQAIQRLPNNVYAGASESRKDGQAAGY, translated from the coding sequence ATGTTGCGTCAATCCATCTTGTTCTGCCTCTGTCTCGTCGCCGTCAGCGCATCAGCCGCCGACCGCCTGACCGATCGCGCGTTCAGTACCCGCTCGGTGGTCTATGCGCCACACGCGATGGCCGCGACCAGCCAGCCTTTGGCCACGCAGGTGGCATTGCAGATCATGCGCGACGGCGGTAATGCGATCGATGCAGCCATCGCCGCGAATGCAACCCTGGGGCTGATGGAGCCGACCGGCAATGGCGTGGGCGGCGACTTGTTCGCGATCGTTTGGGATGCCAAGACCCAGCAACTTTACGGCTACAACGGTTCGGGCCGCTCGCCGAAGTCGCTGAGCCTGGCTGAGTTCGAAAAGCGTGGCCTGCAAGACGTGCCAAGCTTTGGCCCATTGCCCGTCACAGTGCCGGGAGCCGTCGATGGTTGGATGGCGCTGCATCAGCGCTTCGGCAAACTACCGCGTAAACAACTATTCGCGCCCGCCATTCAATACGCCACGCAAGGCTTTCCGGTTTCCGATGTGATCGCGTATTACTGGGGCGCGTCGGTGCCCAGGCTCTCGCCCTATGCGGGGTTCAAAGAGCAATTCACAATCGATGGTCGGGCGCCCAAGACTGGCGAGATTTGGAAGAACCCGAACCTCGCACGCACCTTGCAGCGCATTGCGGCAAACGGTCGGGACGGCTTCTATCGCGGCGAAACAGCAGCAACGATTGCCCGATACATGGCCGAACAAGGCGGGTTTCTGACGGAGGCGGACCTCGCCGATCATCACGGCGAATGGGTCACCCCGATTCATACGAACTACCGCGGTTACGACGTTTATGAGCTGCCGCCCAACGGCCAGGGTTTGGCGGCGCTGCAGATGCTCGAATTGCTTGAGCCTTACGACTTCAGCCAGATCCCGTTTGGCAGCGCTGAGCATATTCATCTGTTTGTGGAGGCGAAGAAGCTCGCGTTTGCGGACCGCGCCAAATTCTATGCCGACCCGGCATTTGCCAAGACCCCCGTCGAGGCGTTGCTGAGTGCGGACTACACCGCCGCGCGCCGCGCCCTGATCCAACCGAAGGCAGCGCTGCAGGTGGCCGCTGGCGAACCGAAAGCGCTCAATGAAGGCGACACGATCTACATGACTACCGCTGATGCCGACGGCAACATGGTGTCCCTGATTCAATCGAACTATCGCGGCATGGGCTCCGGCATGACCCCGCCCGGGCTCGGCTTCATCTTGCAAGATCGCGGCGAACAGTTCGTCCTGAAACCGGGCCACGCCAACAGTTTCGCGCCAGGCAAGCGACCGTTCCACACGATCATCCCGGCATTCGTGTTGAAAGACGGGGCGCCCTGGCTGAGCTTTGGCGTCATGGGTGGTGCGATGCAGCCGCAGGGTCACGTGCAAATTCTGATGAACCTGATCGATTTCGGCATGAACTTGCAGGAAGCTGGTGACGCACCGCGCATTCAACATGATGGTTCAACCGAACCTGCGGGCCAGAACACGCCGATGCTCGATGGCGGCATCGTGAATCTGGAGCATGGATTCGCCCCGGAAGTGATCCGTAGCCTGATGCGCCGCGGCCACAAGATCCAGTTCGCCGACGGCCCCTACGGCGGCTATCAGGCGATTCAACGACTGCCGAACAACGTCTACGCGGGCGCGAGTGAGTCACGCAAGGATGGTCAGGCAGCGGGGTACTGA
- a CDS encoding pteridine reductase produces MSEAQNPVVLITGAARRVGAEIVRHVHRAGYEIALHTRDPSPEALALQAELESIRPGSSLLCHADLGNTTALPDLIDTTLARFGRLDALINNASTFCPTPIGSTTELQWDTLFASNAKAPFFLAQAAAPALRQSQGCIINITDVYGERPLLQHTVYAMAKAALRMLTLSLARELGPEIRVNAVAPGAILWPESGKSEAAKQSLLDKTALRRVGEPADIARTVLFLLRDAPYLTGEVIKVDGGRSLVI; encoded by the coding sequence ATGAGTGAGGCCCAGAACCCCGTCGTGCTGATCACGGGCGCTGCCCGGCGCGTCGGCGCCGAGATCGTGCGCCATGTGCATCGCGCCGGCTATGAGATTGCCCTCCATACTCGCGATCCAAGTCCGGAGGCGCTGGCCCTGCAGGCTGAACTTGAGTCGATACGGCCGGGCAGCAGCTTGCTGTGCCATGCCGACCTCGGCAACACGACCGCTTTGCCCGACTTGATCGATACCACACTCGCACGGTTCGGCCGGCTCGATGCCCTGATCAACAATGCCTCGACGTTCTGCCCGACGCCGATCGGCAGTACCACCGAATTGCAGTGGGACACGTTGTTTGCCAGCAACGCCAAGGCCCCGTTCTTTCTGGCGCAAGCCGCAGCACCGGCACTGCGCCAATCGCAAGGCTGCATCATCAACATCACCGATGTCTATGGCGAACGGCCATTGCTGCAGCATACGGTGTACGCCATGGCCAAGGCCGCGCTACGGATGCTGACGCTATCGTTGGCACGCGAGCTTGGGCCTGAGATTCGCGTCAATGCCGTCGCTCCCGGGGCCATCCTGTGGCCCGAGTCCGGCAAGTCGGAGGCCGCCAAGCAAAGCCTGCTCGACAAGACCGCCTTAAGGCGTGTCGGTGAGCCGGCAGACATCGCGCGTACCGTGCTGTTTCTGCTGCGCGATGCGCCTTATCTGACGGGCGAGGTCATCAAGGTCGACGGTGGCCGCAGTTTGGTGATCTGA
- a CDS encoding class I SAM-dependent methyltransferase, with protein sequence MNRNEAEIAAAELAHSAQLRQKIVAEIRAAGSIPFWHFMELALYAPGLGYYSAGKTKFGAAGDFVTAPELGSLFARTMARALAPILHAGEDTHFLEVGAGSGAFAAAALGELERIGALPNRYQILDRSAELRERQRHTLLERVPHLFDRVEWLDVPPEASWRGVLFANEVLDALPVHRFVMRHGEPRELHVALDANGEFVEVEREADTMLLTAVRSVEEDIELHLPDGYVSELAPQLPYWFDAVCGTLKAGMAVFVDYGYSRREYYRADRSRGTLLAFYRHQAHEDFLLRPGLQDLTASVDFTALALAATRVRFPLAGFTSQANFLIAAGLLDVFQQEQQQLGEIERYRLAQEVKRLTLPAEMGERFKVISFARGIDHVPSPFLAHDLSRTL encoded by the coding sequence CTGAATCGTAACGAAGCGGAAATTGCCGCAGCCGAGCTGGCCCATAGCGCGCAGCTGCGGCAAAAAATCGTCGCAGAAATCCGGGCAGCGGGTTCGATCCCCTTCTGGCATTTCATGGAGCTCGCCCTGTATGCGCCCGGTCTTGGCTACTACAGCGCCGGCAAGACCAAGTTCGGCGCTGCCGGCGACTTCGTTACCGCACCGGAACTCGGGAGCCTCTTTGCACGCACGATGGCCCGGGCATTGGCACCGATTCTCCACGCCGGTGAGGACACCCATTTTCTGGAAGTCGGCGCGGGCTCTGGGGCCTTCGCGGCTGCGGCGCTTGGTGAGCTGGAGCGCATCGGCGCGCTGCCCAATCGCTATCAGATCCTGGATCGCAGCGCCGAACTTCGCGAACGGCAACGGCACACGCTGCTTGAACGTGTGCCGCACTTGTTCGACCGCGTCGAATGGCTGGATGTGCCGCCCGAAGCATCCTGGCGCGGCGTACTATTCGCCAACGAAGTGCTGGACGCCTTGCCGGTACATCGCTTTGTGATGCGTCACGGTGAGCCGCGCGAGCTGCATGTGGCACTCGATGCCAATGGCGAGTTCGTCGAGGTCGAACGCGAAGCCGACACAATGTTGCTCACCGCCGTGCGGTCGGTCGAGGAGGACATCGAACTGCATCTGCCTGATGGGTATGTGTCCGAACTTGCGCCGCAATTGCCGTATTGGTTCGATGCAGTCTGCGGCACGCTGAAAGCAGGCATGGCTGTGTTCGTGGATTACGGGTACAGCCGCCGCGAGTATTACCGCGCGGATCGAAGCCGCGGCACCTTGCTGGCGTTCTACCGTCACCAAGCCCACGAGGACTTTCTGCTCCGGCCGGGTCTGCAGGACTTGACCGCCAGCGTGGATTTTACGGCGCTCGCGCTGGCCGCGACGCGCGTGCGATTTCCGTTGGCAGGCTTTACGTCGCAGGCCAATTTTCTGATCGCGGCGGGCCTCCTTGACGTGTTCCAGCAAGAACAGCAGCAGTTGGGCGAGATCGAGCGGTATCGACTGGCTCAAGAAGTAAAGCGCCTGACGCTCCCTGCCGAAATGGGTGAGCGGTTCAAAGTCATCAGCTTTGCCCGTGGGATCGATCACGTGCCAAGTCCGTTCCTGGCACACGACCTGAGTCGAACCTTATGA
- a CDS encoding VanZ family protein: MSNSRSFWLGRMHPFRHPRLWIAVAWFGIVLCIVLSLVPSPKIGVSVPGNDKLHHALAYFALMIWHGWLLAQQRALKRAALFLLILGVVLEVLQSFLPWRQGNDPMDLLANVSGIALAWLLLLTPVHDLLRAWDRKF; the protein is encoded by the coding sequence ATGAGCAATTCGCGCAGTTTTTGGCTGGGGCGCATGCACCCGTTTCGGCATCCCAGGCTTTGGATCGCGGTTGCCTGGTTCGGCATCGTGCTTTGCATCGTGCTGTCGCTGGTACCCAGCCCGAAAATCGGTGTGTCGGTGCCAGGCAATGACAAACTCCATCACGCATTGGCATATTTTGCCCTGATGATTTGGCACGGCTGGCTGCTGGCGCAGCAGCGGGCACTCAAGCGCGCGGCGTTGTTTCTGCTGATTCTGGGAGTCGTGCTGGAGGTACTGCAGAGCTTTCTGCCCTGGCGCCAGGGCAATGACCCGATGGACCTCCTGGCAAACGTTTCCGGCATTGCGCTGGCCTGGCTGTTGCTGCTGACGCCGGTTCACGATCTGTTGCGGGCCTGGGACCGGAAATTCTGA
- a CDS encoding cyanophycinase, giving the protein MPSRVPEGAERGWIIPIGGAEEKADGPEILSRFVEIAGGSNANIVVIPTASRMRDTGPKYERVFKELGVGAVESIDFDTRRDAHEENRLVRLDSATGIFFTGGNQLRLSTLIGGTPVAKRLRLLNAAGVHVAGTSAGASFLSEHMIAFGDEGGSAIAGSVRLAPGLGLTNRFVIDQHFRQRDRLGRLVTSLAYNPFAVGIGLDEDTAAMIGPDNELEVAGSGGVTIVDASELEFSSMDQVDEGQPVCLLGLKLHMLVAGASFNLHTRKASAGRLRHSKE; this is encoded by the coding sequence ATGCCCAGTCGAGTGCCCGAGGGCGCTGAGCGCGGTTGGATCATTCCAATCGGCGGCGCCGAAGAAAAAGCTGATGGTCCGGAAATTCTGAGCCGGTTTGTCGAGATCGCTGGTGGCAGCAATGCCAACATCGTGGTGATTCCGACGGCAAGCCGCATGCGCGATACCGGTCCGAAGTACGAGCGCGTGTTCAAGGAACTCGGCGTGGGCGCCGTGGAGTCGATTGATTTCGATACGCGCCGGGATGCCCACGAAGAAAACCGGCTGGTTCGTCTGGATAGTGCGACCGGCATTTTCTTTACCGGCGGCAACCAGCTGCGATTGTCGACCTTGATTGGCGGCACGCCAGTCGCCAAGCGCCTCCGTTTGCTCAATGCAGCCGGCGTGCACGTGGCTGGGACCAGCGCTGGCGCGAGTTTCCTCAGTGAGCATATGATTGCGTTTGGCGATGAAGGCGGCTCGGCGATTGCCGGCAGTGTGCGCTTAGCGCCCGGTCTCGGCCTGACCAACCGCTTCGTCATCGACCAGCATTTCCGCCAGCGTGATCGCCTGGGTCGGCTCGTGACCTCACTGGCCTACAACCCGTTTGCGGTGGGCATTGGCCTTGATGAAGACACGGCCGCGATGATCGGCCCGGACAACGAATTGGAAGTCGCTGGCTCCGGCGGCGTCACCATCGTCGATGCGAGTGAACTTGAGTTCTCGTCGATGGATCAGGTCGACGAGGGTCAGCCGGTCTGTCTGCTTGGCCTCAAACTGCACATGCTGGTGGCTGGCGCCAGTTTCAATCTGCATACGCGCAAGGCTTCGGCCGGGCGCCTGCGGCATTCCAAGGAATAA
- a CDS encoding L-serine ammonia-lyase: MAVSVFDLFKIGIGPSSSHTVGPMRAGARFVTRWIDERGSMADVARVRCELFGSLAHTGRGHGTDKAVILGLEGEAPDTVNVETIEQRLAEIRASKKLRLLGKVEIAFDEKYDLAFNKRQKLPYHSNGMRFTAYHADGRELACRDYYSVGGGFVVNQDEAAEDRIVADTTEVLHPFSTGDELLAICKESGKSIAQVMFENERAWRTEAEIHAGLRQIWAAMQACVARGTRELGVLPGGLKVQRRAPTMAQELTSRPEAALKDPLTILDWVNLYALAVNEENAAGGRVVTAPTNGAAGIIPAVMHYFDRFCPSASEARVFDFLLTAGAIGILYKENASISGAEVGCQGEVGVACSMAAGGLTAALGGTVMQVENAAEIGMEHNLGLTCDPIGGLVQIPCIERNAMGAVKAINASRMALRGDGKHRVSLDKVIKTMRDTGRDMQDKYKETSRGGLAVNVIEC, translated from the coding sequence GTGGCGGTTTCAGTTTTCGACCTGTTCAAGATTGGTATTGGCCCCTCCAGCTCGCATACAGTCGGGCCGATGCGTGCTGGCGCGCGATTTGTGACACGCTGGATCGACGAACGCGGCAGCATGGCGGATGTCGCGCGCGTGCGGTGCGAGCTGTTCGGCTCGCTCGCGCATACGGGCCGCGGTCATGGCACCGACAAGGCGGTCATTCTTGGGCTGGAAGGCGAGGCGCCGGACACGGTCAATGTCGAGACGATCGAACAGCGACTCGCCGAGATACGGGCCAGCAAGAAGCTTCGTCTGCTCGGCAAAGTCGAGATCGCATTCGACGAGAAATACGATCTCGCGTTCAACAAGCGCCAAAAGCTGCCCTATCACAGCAATGGCATGCGGTTCACCGCATATCATGCTGATGGCCGCGAACTGGCGTGCCGCGACTACTATTCCGTCGGCGGTGGCTTTGTGGTCAATCAAGATGAGGCGGCGGAAGACCGCATCGTTGCCGATACCACCGAAGTGTTGCATCCGTTCTCGACGGGCGACGAGCTACTGGCGATTTGCAAAGAGTCCGGCAAGAGCATCGCGCAGGTGATGTTCGAGAATGAGCGCGCCTGGCGCACGGAAGCCGAGATTCACGCCGGGCTTCGCCAGATCTGGGCGGCGATGCAAGCCTGTGTGGCGCGTGGCACGCGCGAACTGGGCGTGCTGCCTGGCGGGCTCAAAGTGCAGCGTCGGGCGCCAACCATGGCGCAGGAATTGACGTCACGGCCCGAGGCCGCGCTCAAAGACCCGTTGACGATTCTCGACTGGGTCAACCTGTACGCGCTGGCGGTCAATGAAGAAAACGCCGCCGGTGGGCGCGTGGTGACCGCGCCGACGAATGGGGCGGCCGGCATCATCCCGGCGGTCATGCATTACTTCGACCGGTTCTGCCCGAGTGCGAGCGAAGCTCGCGTGTTTGATTTCCTGCTGACTGCTGGCGCGATTGGCATTCTGTACAAGGAAAATGCGTCGATCAGCGGTGCGGAAGTCGGGTGTCAGGGCGAAGTTGGCGTCGCATGCTCCATGGCTGCAGGTGGCTTGACTGCCGCGCTCGGCGGCACGGTGATGCAAGTCGAGAATGCCGCCGAAATCGGCATGGAACACAATCTCGGACTGACGTGCGACCCGATCGGCGGCCTCGTGCAGATTCCGTGCATCGAGCGCAATGCGATGGGCGCGGTGAAAGCAATCAACGCATCGCGCATGGCGCTGCGTGGCGACGGCAAGCATCGCGTCTCGCTGGACAAGGTCATCAAGACGATGCGCGACACTGGCCGCGACATGCAGGACAAGTACAAGGAAACGTCACGCGGTGGTTTGGCGGTAAACGTGATCGAGTGCTGA
- a CDS encoding DUF2167 domain-containing protein codes for MKQLLAAGCALFLAVVGAGNTALADDTEQTAKQFLAALDFKSGDFSLPAANAVIHVNKGFTYLGAKDAQRVLEDLWGNPPDDSVLGMLVPDKDQLLDEHSWAVVLTYSPDGYVSDEDAAKINYSEMLTELQQQTRDGNEWRQEEGYGTIELVGWAEPPKYDIDAKKLHWAKELAFEGADDHTLNYDVRALGRYGYLSMNAVANHADLSQVKERMQDVIAMAEFNQGARYNDYVAGSDKTAEYGLAALVGGAIAAKTGLLGKLFALLLAGKKLLIFVVLGIAAFIKRLFTGRRDDQHPG; via the coding sequence ATGAAGCAACTTTTGGCAGCCGGTTGTGCGCTCTTCCTGGCAGTGGTGGGGGCAGGAAACACGGCTCTGGCCGACGATACCGAACAGACAGCTAAGCAGTTCCTGGCTGCCCTTGATTTCAAGTCCGGAGACTTCAGTTTGCCGGCGGCGAATGCAGTCATTCACGTCAACAAGGGGTTTACGTATCTCGGCGCGAAGGACGCACAGCGCGTACTGGAAGATCTATGGGGTAACCCGCCGGACGACAGCGTTCTGGGCATGCTGGTTCCGGATAAGGATCAGCTACTCGACGAGCATTCCTGGGCCGTGGTGCTGACCTATTCGCCCGATGGCTATGTGTCCGACGAAGATGCCGCCAAGATCAATTACAGCGAAATGCTCACCGAACTGCAGCAACAAACCCGCGACGGCAATGAGTGGCGTCAGGAAGAAGGCTACGGCACCATTGAACTGGTTGGCTGGGCCGAGCCACCGAAGTACGACATCGATGCCAAAAAGCTGCATTGGGCCAAAGAGCTGGCATTTGAAGGCGCTGACGATCACACGCTGAACTACGACGTGCGCGCACTGGGGCGCTACGGTTATCTCAGCATGAATGCGGTGGCCAATCATGCGGACTTGTCGCAAGTGAAAGAGCGCATGCAGGATGTGATCGCGATGGCCGAGTTCAATCAAGGGGCGCGCTACAACGACTATGTTGCGGGCAGTGACAAGACGGCCGAATACGGTTTGGCAGCTTTGGTTGGTGGCGCCATTGCCGCGAAGACGGGATTGCTGGGCAAACTGTTCGCGTTGTTGCTCGCAGGCAAGAAATTGCTGATCTTTGTCGTGCTTGGCATCGCGGCATTCATCAAGCGGCTGTTTACGGGTCGACGCGACGACCAACATCCAGGTTGA